The window CCGCCTGATCATCTGAGAGTGTCAAGAGGATGTCCGAGCGGTGGGTTTGGAAAACAGCCTGTTCGTTGGATCATGGGCCCCCTCATCTGTTACTCAACAGACAAAGGAGACTTATCTCACTGTGGctcggtgtgtgtggtgtgtgtgtgtgtgtgtgtgtgtgtgtgtgtggtgtgtgtgtgtgtgtgtgtgtgtatgtcagccCACAGCTGTACCCGTGTCTATGTTTGCCTGCCCtagtgtgtccctgtgttctCTGTTTAAGAGGTTCACCTGCTTCCTGTTGAACGTCTGTCCATTGTCTCGTTAGTGTTGTTTGCGTCCACCTGTGTTTTGTCACGGTTGCTGTTTAAGTCCCTGTTAACTACTTGGTCAGTCATTGTTCTTAGCATGTAGCATGCTTCTGGTTCCCTGTCTATATTTCCTAGGTGCATATCCACTGTggtatttcttcttctttgttttGTGAATCCTGCCACTGTGTCTCCTTGCGCTTGGGTCCAGACAGTGTACTGGGGATTTCTAATAGGAAAGAAATCGATGGTTGCTATGAAAGGATTAAAATGCTTTCTTACTTTAATTACAGGTGTTTTATCAGTAGATCCTtggataattggtctataacaGCCAGGGCTTGGTGGTTAAATGAATGACATGGATAGGGTACAGAGTGACTTATATACTATGAAGTAAACAAGTACAAATATCCTTTCCATGGaattttccatgtgtgtgtggagggcatgtggggtgtgtgtgtgtttgtgtgtgtgtgtgtgtgtgtgtgtgtgtggagggcaggtggggtgtgtgtgtgtgtgtggagggcaggtggggtgtgtgtgagtgtgtgtggagggcaggttgggtgtgtgtgtgtgtgtgtgagtgtgtgtatggagggcaggtggggtgtgtgtgtatgtgagtgtgtgtggagggcaggtggggtgtgtgtgtgtgtgtgtgtatggagggcaggtggggtgtgtgtgtgtgtgtgtgagtgtgtgtggagggcaggttgggtgtgtgtgtgtgtgtgtgtatggagggcaggtggggtgtacgtgtgtgtgtgtggagggcaggTGGGTTGTCAGCAGGACAGGTTTAAAGCCCAAGCAGTCAGAGCTCCCTGGGCGCAGGGCTTACTGGCAGGGTGATATGTGTGCCAGGTCATGTCTCTCAGGGTTACCCGCTCCCGACACTGCCACTGGACACCTTCTAAGCCTTCCCCTGTTTAAGTGCATCGGTTCCCCTGCTCCAGGACCATGCAGGTGTGAGTTGAGCTGGCGGGCTGTTGTCATTGGACATGCCTGTAATGCTCTGACTCTCCCTCAGCTCATCTTTGACTCACATGACCACACCAGAACATGCATGCACgctaacatacacacaacatgcaTAGAAGTCCTGGTTGTGATGAGGttctgtgttttttctattttctttttcttgaatGGCCTCAATCGTTACTTTTTTTTGTCAAGTAATTTGAATGAAAGAACTCTGAATGACTGACAACAATTATCAAGTTGAAGTTTGGATTGAAACCATCCTTGTAACTTACTTTCCAACATTTGTAGTTCAAACAGATTTGTGTTTGACTTTGAGTCTCAACAGAAATGATCTGGgttattcaaatcaaatcaaatgtatttgtatagcgctttttacacgcaagcatgtcacagagggcttcacatgcgcccctAGAACTGCCCTTCAGCCaactaaaccctcaaggaagacaaggaaaaactcccagaaaaactcccaacaggagaaaaaattgaagaaaccttgggagaagCAAATCAGAGAGgggtcccctcctccagagaaggttggtgaaagagaggagcagaacacaggctaaacatagtcatacagtgtcaatgggttttgaaacaccaaaatccattgttcattATTCCCAACTCTTTGTCCGTAATCACATGCAAAGGCAATCAGGGCTTGTTGAATCTGCCTTTCCAGTCAAGTGGTTCCAAATGAGCTGTCACCGTAGGAAGCTGTGACCGTACATGGCATGCAAGAAGCCCCCTGATTGTGTCAGGTCATTTAGACAGCAGTCAAACATGCTACGTTACACGATCAGCTCGTTGAACCGATGTCCTCTAGTCCTCTAGGGTCACCGACCCTTTGGATCCCCTATCGGTAAGTGACCCGTGAAACAGGACCTCTTGTAAGATGGCACCAAATTCAGCATGTTTTGCCGCTTAATAAAACTGACATCTTTCAccctacaaccccccccctacttcctcatcctctccctcctctccctcctcatcctcctcatcctcctcatcctcctcatcctcctccccctcctcaccctcctcatcctcctctccgtcctcatcctcctctccctcctcaccctcctcatcctcctctccctacttcctcctcctctccttcctctccctcctctccctcctcatcctcctcatcctcctcatcctcctcatcctcctccccctcctcaccctcctcatcctcctctccgtcctcatcctcctctccctcctcaccctcctcatcctcctctccctacttcctcctcctctccttcctctacctcctctccctcctcatcctcctctacctcctctccctcctcatcctcctctccctcctctacctcctcctcctcctctcctcctatacttcttctctgttctctttccatcttcctcctcctcctcttgtctccccttcctcctccccctccttcctcatcctcctcttgtgTTCTCCTCAACTAGCGTGCGACTAATCTAGACGTCGAGAGGAAGGCCTCCTGCCAGTGAGTGCTGGCAGGACAGCACTAATTGCTTGTGTCGTAAAGCTCCCTGACCCAAATAAAGCCGCGTTCCCCAAAGCTGCTGAGATAAACCCCACTTTACCTCACCAAACCTGCTTAATGCCTCTTCTTATCCatgctagcccccccccccctctccagccttcTGCCACTCTAACACCCTGGAGGGGCGGACtgagcggtgggggggggggggagggggggacggagGTGGAGGGAAAGACCTGGATGGGGAGAGCCCTGGATggggagagacatggaggggaaAAGGTTAATGAGGAGCAGTGAgactgggaggaagaggaaggaaacGGTGCTATGTGACTGCTCATGAAGCCGCCAGACGAAGAGGGATGAACAGATTGATGAGACAGACCAGacagatagataaatagatgCTTTTCTCTGCGTGCATCTCCACCTTGCATGTTTCTCAGCCACACTCATTCTGGcttagccacagcacacactgaCCGTCCGGTGGCTAACCCTACACgtgacacacaccgacacacagcGAGCCAACTGACTTCAAACCAGCAGCTTACTTCTCCTTTAGAAGTGTGTAGAAGTGTGTACAGAATATCTGGGAAACCATGAAAAAATATTCAACTGGGCCCCTTTATAAACATGTAGTATTCAGTCATGTAATCCCTGCATTCCGTACTTTTAGACTTTTCTCATAGGTGAATGAATGACCCTTATAGTTGAttaacgcacacacgcacaggggtAAGGAGAGACGCCCACACGACTAGTTTCATTAAACAGTAGGAGAGCTGTTCCTTGGGGTTCCTCCTTGTTACATTGACCAGAACTGCCTCAAACCGACGAGCACTTACAGCACTGTACATTTGTCCAACATTGTTACCGGGTCCTAACACATacgtcctctctcttccctgctgtCCTTCAGTTTCGCCTCAGAGCTGTGTCTGGCCTGACAGCTCAGTGTCCACCTTTAGCCTGATCATAGCGTAGTGAGATTAGGAGACACTTCGGAGTTCACTCCTATGCAGAGCTTAATTACACAACAGGAGCTTTTAATTGGATGTGGGCCTGTAACACGCCAAGGACCAGGTGTCACATTCTTAGAGGTTTAGAGGGCTGGACATATATAAACCTCTGAGACATGTTGTGAGCTTCTGTCCCGCTGTTTAGTCCCAGAGACTCAGATACAACACTTACAATTTGAGTGTTCTGTGATAATCTCCTCTGTCGGCAGCCATTTGTTATGTAGGCGAGTTTAGTTCTAGGTCCAGTGTGTCTATGAAGAttggacaagagcagactgcagcgtatcatccgcactgctgagaaggtgatcggctgcaatctgccttccctcgaggatctgcacacctcgaggtccctgaggcgagcgaggaagattgtggccgacccctcccaccctggacactccctgttccagctactcccctccggcagaaggctgcggtccatcaagaccaaaacctcacgccacaagaacagtttcttcccatccgctgttggcctctctaacaaggccaaggactcacactgactttaaatcacaatctgcacaatgacaccctgcacattgcaatttgcactattgtattgtttgcactatctgtatttttaggttagattgttaattagggctacttatattttattttttattccccttagtattagctagactttgctccttttgtatagttaatccacatatttaagttccaatattcctatatgtttaatgtatgcacctccctgccaaagtaaattccttgtttgtgcaaatactcatggcgaataaaatcccttctaaTTCTGATTGAAATTGATTCTCGAGTTTGAATCTAGAGTACAGAGATTCTAAGGTGGAAGGGTTAGCTGAATACAGTTTTCACACCTGATAAAAATGTTTGGAAATTTAGCTGAAGGACGCTTTCCTGCTCAGTATAGAGGCTTGGTTTTCCAGGtgaggctgagcggttaggtaatCGGCTaatactcagaaggttgccggttcgattcccggccgtgaaaaatgacgttgtgtctttaggccaggcacttccccctacttgcctcggggggtatgtccttgtacttactgtacgtcgTTCTGGGTAAGAGTATCTAAATgtaagtgactaaatgtaaatgtaagtgccCCCTCTAGTGGACAAAACATAAAATAGCTCTGTGATGCTGAGACTGAAATAAGATACAGGAATGACAGAAAATATCAGTTTTACTTGTTATCTAGAAACCCAGACATATGGAATCATTCAAACATCTGTTTTATTAATATAATTCTTAAATAACTGCATTCTCAAAATGGGAAATTatggtatttttttttacaacaaaatATTACACTCTAATAACAGTGTGCTGATGATGCATGTAAAAATCAcaccaaaataaaaatgtacaatatGTATTATTTGTTGAACAACTTTTGTGTTTTCCCATAGTTTATATTATTCTGCTACAGTCACTTCTGTGGGTCTACAAAGTCCATCAGCAGTACACTGCATTAATCCAACACATGAGAAAGACGTTTCGAATGGCACCTGCAACACTTGACACACAAGTAAAACATAACgtaaacatttataaataaaaGCATTCCTTTGTAAATTCATCAGTAGTAAAAAAAAGTTGTCATAGATTTGATAGCTTAGCCTTATACTATTGCATATAACTTAACTGTTTTTCAGTGTCATGTGTGGTATAATACTAATAAATATTTTTCTGATTTACTGTATTTCTTGTATTAGCTTCCAGTGTAGTGTCATAAGACATCTTATGCCTGGATACACtctggcagggggaggggggcggtgcCCATCTTAGAACAACACTGTAGAATCAGTGTGCATCAGTAATCTGACAGAAATGTGTTGGGACTTTTAGAGAACAGGCTGTTGTTCACACTTGGTTCAACACACTGAAAGAAGACattgttttgttattattattgtttttgttgccatctagtggttgaTCTACTTGGATTGATtggcacattgtgtgtgtgtgtgtgtgtgtgtgagcgagaaaGCACTGTATAAACGGTTCATGTTCTGCGGTCTTGTATGGTTGTAGTGGTGCCAGACCAGATCTACGGAGGAAGGGGGCTGGGTTAAGAggaaggggggcggggttaagaggaaggggggcggggttaAAATGAAGGGGGGCGGGGTTAAGAGGAGTGGGGTGGGGTCAACCCCTCAGCACCGTCGAGGGGACGACGGATACTTGCTCTTCAGACCCTCCTTGAAGCTGCGGAACAGCAAGCGGTTCCGTCGGTTCTCCTCGTCCTTCTTGGCGTGGAACTCTCCCTGGACCTTGAAGCCCTGGTGCACCACGAAAGCGGAAGTCAGAACGGAGAACCTGTAGCCCGCCACGTGGAGCTCacaggcctgggggaggggggagggggggtaagaGTTATTTATAGATATGTTTATGACAGGTGGGTGAGATAAAAAGCGAATGTAATTGTATGCCCGTGTTCCATTTTgcctcacacccacccacccacacacacccacacacagtcgtACACCCAGGACACCCAGGTTTGGACGCCTCTACCTGGCTGATACGGTTGAAGCCGTACTGCCTGAAGCTCTCGTCGTACAGAGGCACGCTGCGGGGCCCGATGTAGAAGGGCTCCCAGGGGTCCGTCCAGCTGAGGGTGTAGGCCACCTCCAGGGGCCCCGCCCCTCGGGCGTGGCGATTCACCCACTGGGAATAGTTGGTGGGGGCCTGGCATCGTGGGCACAGCTCCTCGTAGAAAGGTCGCACCTCGCCCACCTGGTAAAGCTGGACCAGTTCCGACTTGGTGGCGGGCATCTTCCTGGTGTGTCGGATCTCGAAGGCGGGCATCACGAAGACCTCGTCTGACAGGGGCTCGCGCCTCGTCACCATGGCGAGGAACTGTGGGTGCAGGTCGGCGCTGGGCACCATGTCGATGTCGATGACCAGGATGTAGGATGCGTCCGTGCCGCCCCGGGCCACGTTCCGAAGGAGGTTGTTGGGGTAGGAGACGTTGCTCCCAATGGCGTAGTTCTTGAATTGATCCCTGTGGGTCTCTAGGCGGGCAAAGACCGCATCGCAGTCCTCCAGCCCCAAAAAGTGTTCCCGGTCCTGGTCAGGGAAGCTGGCCATCTCCCCCGAGTGGCACACCAAGTGGAAGTCCACCAAGGATTGGATCTGGGGGCAGAAGGTGCTGAGCGCGTAAACCAGGGCTGTGGCAAACTTGGCATCTTGTCCGTGTGCAAATATGGCCACCGACAGAGGGTTTTGCCAGCGTTCCATGAGAGAGTCCAGGTGATGTAGGTTGTTGATGGTCGTGTGCGTGGCCAGGGCCAAGATATTTGCGCTGGGGTCTGCTCCTGGCTTATGATTAGTTGAAAAGTCGCTCTTGATCAAGTTCTTGTACACGCGGTATTGTCCGCTGCTGTCGAAGATCCCCCCCGTTGACAGCGAGTATCTGAGGTGTTCCTTCCGAGTATTTTTCTCCGGGTTTCCGTTTCTCTTGCCAGAACCCCCGAAAAGTTCGGAGAAGCGGTACCGTTGCTGCTTACCGTGCAGCCTTGACAGAAAGTTCAGATAGATTATCTGTAGGAGCGCCACTATCAGTAGAGCGCTGAGCACTACCTTGAACACCGAACATTTCTTGGAGAAATGCATTCCAGAAGACTACATACAGACTGTTCGGCAAGTGAAGTCCAGTAACCAGCTAGCTGGCTATCTATCTAATGATATGTTTGGTGTGGGCTAGCCATCTTATGCTAACATAACATGTAGCTGTCGTTGTGGACATGGAAGACAATAGGGACCAGACCTACTGTTGGAATACATTGCAATGGTGTATGGGTAACGCTGCCACGAGGTTCGATACGATTATCGATAGAAAAATTATTGCCTTTTTcatatctgagtgtgtgtgcttccgtCAGGCTTCGTCCATGTCATATCAAAATCACTGAGCTAGGCTGGCTATTGCAGCGCACGTCGGTGCTCTTCAACATTTTTACCGTACTGAACCATATAGACGGGCATGTTTCACTTCTAATTCATAGCCCGAAGAATTGGACGGCAAACACAATTCCGAACACATTCCAAACACAATTCGTACAATTCCAAACAAGCTCTGCCTTCACAATGGCGGCTTACCCGCCAGGAATTGGACGGTAAAGACAATTCCGAACAAACCCTTCAATCTTCTGTTTACGGTACAAAAACTCTTCAATCCCCCGGTGGAAATTCATaggacgaggtggccgagtggttaaggcgatggactgctaatccattgtgctctgcacgcgtgggttcgaatcccatcCTCGTCGACACTTTTTGACACTGTACATTTTTTAGGATGGGACAAATAATTCTTATATATCTATAATTTCAGGTGTTTTTCATTGAAAAGTTGATATAGGTAAATTATCGTTCTATTGCAAGTGCTTTTAACACTACTTTATAAGAAAATATAAGGATGCAACATTTTGCCATATTGTTTATTCAAACATTAACAAAAACAAATTTTCCACATTCAACTACATGAACGTTGTGTACAGTGCATTTCAGATCCTGGGCAGCATTTATGATTTATGTTTTTTGATACAGAGTTTCCAATGAAACTGAACCGTAAGGCCTCAGAATAATTATAAACCTGTTACAATACCGCACTACTTATTTTGATGACGAGAGTAATCATCACATTCATATCCAAATGTGTTTTCTACAAGACACGAGTATGTAAACATTCCAAAATGATTAACTGTTTACAGTCATTAGACACAAAGTGTTAACATCAGCTAAACGCATACAAGGCTTATGGATCCATTTCAATATGATGACAACCAGTGAAACACTGACTTTAAGAAGGTTTCTCTCAAAACAATCACGGAACAAACCAGTCTAAACAGAAAACACCTTTTATTTGAACCTAAATCCAATGTTCTGGAAACCCAATCCCAACAGCAAGACATTGGTGATGTTGTCTTTCATTCATGCATGACACTTGTAAATCCCCGTCCTTTTTAAAATGCTGTCTAGGATCTGTACTGATGTTGCATGTGGCACAATTTCCCTACATAACCAAATGCTTCTAACTGCTAACCCTATGAAACTAGAACACCAGCCCCGCCTTTAGACCCGCCCCCTTCGCTGTCCTTATCGGAGGATGATGCTGATTTGCCCtgatcctctccttctcccaccaATCGGATGTTGTAGCGTTCCCTGTACTCTGTGAGTTCTCGGCCCTTCGTCTGCATCTGTGTATTGAGGGACTCGACGATCTTCGAGATCTGTACAACAGGGAGAAAAAATAAAGAGGGAAGGCCATGGAGACGTAGGGTTAGAGTTTACAGTTTCTCGTCACTGAATCAACCTGACCACCCAGCCCGGGGGAAACCCAGTCTGGCAGTGTCTGGAGTGGACTTTAGCTCGCGTAGCTAATACTGTCAGAGGAAAAGCCATCTTAAACCAGTGTGTATGAGTAGCAACAGGCAGCTCAGTATGTAGGTGTTTctctgaaatattttactattgcttgttcttctacaggtacagtcctgcacttttttgtggttcatgttgttttaatttgtaacttgtaaaactgcatgctcttatgggtcttcccttttggcacttgtttagttttttcacaatgtatgcttcatgttttggctgcttgcaatgtttgggactacctcgttgttatgatcagtgacatatgctcttttgtaaagctctctcttggaagtcgctttggataaaggcgtctgctaaatgcatgaatgtaatgtaatgtaatcttAAACCACAGTGCGTATGAGTAGCAACAGGCAGCTCAGTATGTAGGTGTTTCAGTCGCACCTGTTCCTTGTTGCTTTCTAATGCAGGTAGAACCTCCTTCACGGTCCTCTCCACCAGCACGCCCCCCACCAGCCTGAAGCACTTCCTAGTAGGGTCCACATCTTTCAGGGTTTCGATGACTAAGCTAGAGAACACAGGCATTAAACAAGACGTAAAAGGTGAGAGCCGAGCAAAGCGAAAGATCCATTTTCAAACAATATGAGATAAGTCTCTTACTGCTTACTAATACTAAGTATCCTTGTCTTGTTTATGTTTGCACATAGAACAGGTGAAGGTCATTTATCTAGCTTGATCTCAAACAGTGCATTGGGTGAAGGGTACTTCTTTAGGTGACTGACTTTGGTAGCAAACTGAGTCTATAAGAGGTGTTTCAGATAGATACATAGGTAAAGGTGGTACCTGTGCTCGTTAATCTCCATGTCCAGTTCCGTAGCCTTTGAGGCCATACTGCGCTGCTCCTGACGCATTCTCTGAAAGGAGGCcacaacctacacacacaaatctaaTCACAATCTTACACAAATGTGACTCATTGTATTTCTCTGTGGCCTAAACATGTTTTCTAGATGTAGCTTTGTCTGTAATGAACCCAACGTAAAGCGAGAAGAGACTAAACACATTATATCTGGATTGATTTGTCATCTAGCTAGATTGACGCTGCTGTACGGAGCCAGGCTACGTTTTGAAGCTCTTTGCCCAGGCAAAAATAGCATATTTGCTTGCTCAGCACCAAGTCCTGGCCTCATTCTTATAAATTATAGACAGGGTGCGACTCTGATCCTATGCACTTAAAACCATGTCACACTCTGAGTATTTTAAGGTTGATTGAAAATCCAGTAGCATAACACAATACATAACATACAAATTGCATCCAAGTAAGTACAGTAGCTTGCTAGTTACTAAAGTGGTAAGACGCGTACTGTAGCTAACGGACACGCTAATAGGAAGCAGTGAGTGATGATGGCGACAGTAGCTAGCAAGCCAACTGGCTCTGTAAATG of the Hypomesus transpacificus isolate Combined female chromosome 18, fHypTra1, whole genome shotgun sequence genome contains:
- the b4gat1 gene encoding beta-1,4-glucuronyltransferase 1; this translates as MHFSKKCSVFKVVLSALLIVALLQIIYLNFLSRLHGKQQRYRFSELFGGSGKRNGNPEKNTRKEHLRYSLSTGGIFDSSGQYRVYKNLIKSDFSTNHKPGADPSANILALATHTTINNLHHLDSLMERWQNPLSVAIFAHGQDAKFATALVYALSTFCPQIQSLVDFHLVCHSGEMASFPDQDREHFLGLEDCDAVFARLETHRDQFKNYAIGSNVSYPNNLLRNVARGGTDASYILVIDIDMVPSADLHPQFLAMVTRREPLSDEVFVMPAFEIRHTRKMPATKSELVQLYQVGEVRPFYEELCPRCQAPTNYSQWVNRHARGAGPLEVAYTLSWTDPWEPFYIGPRSVPLYDESFRQYGFNRISQACELHVAGYRFSVLTSAFVVHQGFKVQGEFHAKKDEENRRNRLLFRSFKEGLKSKYPSSPRRC
- the pfdn2 gene encoding prefoldin subunit 2 — translated: MAANSSSTGGKPTNSTAGKPSGPSAEQVVASFQRMRQEQRSMASKATELDMEINEHSLVIETLKDVDPTRKCFRLVGGVLVERTVKEVLPALESNKEQISKIVESLNTQMQTKGRELTEYRERYNIRLVGEGEDQGKSASSSDKDSEGGGSKGGAGVLVS